The Mercurialis annua linkage group LG2, ddMerAnnu1.2, whole genome shotgun sequence genome contains a region encoding:
- the LOC126669005 gene encoding disease resistance protein RPV1-like isoform X2, with product MAMASTSSAKTSYDVFLSFRGAETRHNFTSHLHQKLVDKNIQTFIDNTLDRGEQIESSLMQVIEESRISVVVFSKGYASSPWCLDELVKIIECRELMGRTVLPIFYNVDPSDVQYQTGLFGDGFEELEAEHSHSMAKWRNALTEAATLSGWDSNNHRPDSKLVEVVVKDIVNKISPTSYSICSDLVGIDSHIRHIIPLLCMESIDVRVLGLWGMGGIGKTTIAEALVSQISNQYDGCCFLSNVREESSKSGLIHLRKCLFSKILGDDILSIEMSRVLPTFVMNRLRKKKVIVVLDDVNDSEQLEVLAGNRNWFGPGSRVIVTSRDKQVLQNITDNIYEVKGLDDIDAQRLLTIKAFKAEQPPKVYTNLIERVVNYSKGVPLALKVLGSHLCTRSPREWESLLDKLKQSPDKEIQKIQKILEVSYDELENEVKNIFLDIACFFKGSSRCWVENILNGCGFSSSWGIMCLIDKCLLTVGSYDTLEMHDLIQEMGRHIAQREGSRLVDCKVICHMLANTKGKESVQGICLDMSKVDKICLHPKAFSQMPNLRLLKFYRRPYDLQREQKPVFMLESGQSEYLMCLPSMLSLIHWEEYPYKSLPSKFSMENLVELKLPKSNITHLWDGDKCPQNLKKLNLSHCQQLTSLPNLSSATRLNEINLFLCESLAQIDSSIKLLYNLTHLCLHGCKKLKTLPEIPPNIQRFDISKSGVVEWSPSIQFLDDLDYFDMYDCINITSLPIKLSLSCVSDEDPSRLNLSGCQNLVKLPEIEGNVEKLDLSKTAIEELPSSIGYISPLLVSLIMVDCKSLETLPDSICELEYLQILKLRGCSKFSKLPLLYGLCSLEKLDLSGCSKLEELPPLQGLDSLEKLRLDGTSLVEIPSDIVSLLSLEILSLENCKRLQSLPKLPQQLRQLQVENCTSLGTIESSYHTVSTVLTYYHRFNYCNCVNLDDNSLSNILADAWLLLEELAIAFIDAKKHFGVSYEACIPGSEIPEWYSYQSQGSLITTVFPPFSFTTMFLGFAFSFVLEPQLNSASSNWISFRCDCHFENAKGEEHLYFSKCKDHHYAVPESEHVFLWYDLNCDSGKNKWLLENGFSVIEASFDFRVFSGTGINRKELKVKKCGLHVIYDADVQKEWNRSRVTNKKRCIRSNEEEPLPKRMKGKNAALVPSTSSYNSEHDLKANEDEDEFDSMDDEDADELEYDSEFEESNEDEDECDEEEGDSD from the exons ATGGCAATGGCATCTACTTCATCTGCTAAAACAAGCTATGATGTTTTTCTTAGTTTTAGAGGTGCCGAAACCCGCCATAATTTCACCAGCCACCTTCACCAAAAACTGGTcgacaaaaatatccaaactttCATAGACAATACGCTTGATAGAGGTGAACAAATTGAATCATCGCTCATGCAAGTCATCGAAGAGTCTCGAATTTCAGTCGTCGTTTTCTCAAAGGGGTATGCATCTTCTCCATGGTGTTTGGATGAACTCGTCAAGATTATTGAGTGCAGAGAACTAATGGGTCGAACTGTTCTTCCGATTTTCTACAATGTTGATCCATCTGATGTTCAATACCAGACTGGATTATTCGGAGATGGGTTTGAGGAGCTTGAAGCAGAGCATAGTCATAGTATGGCTAAATGGAGAAACGCGTTGACGGAGGCTGCCACTCTCTCAGGTTGGGATTCAAACAATCACAG GCCGGATTCCAAATTAGTTGAAGTAGTTGTTAAAGACATCGTGAACAAAATTTCTCCTACCTCCTATAGTATCTGCAGTGATTTGGTTGGGATTGACTCGCATATTCGGCATATTATACCATTACTCTGCATGGAGTCGATAGATGTTCGTGTTCTTGGGCTTTGGGGAATGGGTGGTATAGGGAAGACAACCATTGCTGAAGCTCTCGTTAGTCAAATATCTAACCAATATGATGGATGTTGCTTTCTTAGTAATGTCAGGGAAGAGTCATCGAAAAGTGGATTAATTCATCTTAGAAAATGTTTGTTTTCGAAGATTTTGGGTGATGATATTTTGAGTATAGAAATGTCTCGTGTGCTTCCCACTTTTGTTATGAATAGACTTAGAAAAAAGAAGGTCATTGTTGTTCTTGATGATGTAAATGACTCTGAACAGTTGGAGGTTTTAGCTGGAAATCGTAATTGGTTTGGTCCAGGAAGCCGAGTTATTGTGACAAGTAGAGATAAACAAGTACTTCAAAATATTACTGACAATATATATGAGGTTAAAGGATTAGATGACATTGATGCACAGCGACTGTTAACTATAAAGGCTTTCAAAGCTGAGCAGCCTCCAAAGGTTTATACCAATTTGATAGAAAGGGTTGTCAATTACTCTAAAGGTGTTCCGTTAGCTCTTAAAGTGTTGGGCTCCCATCTATGCACAAGGTCGCCAAGAGAGTGGGAATCCTTATTGGACAAACTGAAACAATCTCCTGACAAGGAAATTCAGAAAATCCAGAAAATCCTAGAGGTAAGTTATGATGAACTAGAAAATGAGGTGAAGAATATATTTCTTGACATAGCTTGTTTCTTTAAGGGTTCAAGCAGATGTTGGGTGGAAAATATACTAAATGGTTGTGGTTTCAGTTCAAGCTGGGGAATAATGTGCCTGATTGATAAGTGTCTCTTAACTGTTGGATCATACGATACGCTGGAAATGCACGATCTAATACAGGAAATGGGTCGACATATTGCCCAAAGAGAAGGCAGTAGATTGGTGGATTGTAAGGTCATCTGTCACATGTTAGCAAATACGAAG GGAAAGGAATCAGTACAAGGCATATGTTTGGACATGTCAAAAGTCGACAAGATTTGCTTGCATCCAAAAGCCTTCTCACAGATGCCAAACTTAAGGTTGCTCAAATTTTATAGACGCCCTTATGATTTGCAAAGAGAACAAAAGCCCGTCTTCATGCTTGAATCTGGTCAATCGGAGTATCTTATGTGTCTTCCTAGCATGCTAAGTCTTATCCACTGGGAAGAATATCCTTACAAGTCTTTGCCATCAAAATTTTCCATGGAAAACCTTGTTGAACTTAAATTGCCAAAGAGCAATATCACACACCTTTGGGATGGAGATAAG TGTCCTCAAAATTTGAAGAAGTTGAATCTTTCTCACTGCCAACAACTAACGAGCCTCCCTAATCTCTCTTCAGCTACAAGATTGAATGAAATAAACCTTTTTTTATGTGAAAGTTTGGCTCAGATCGACTCATCCATAAAGCTCCTTTATAATCTTACCCATCTCTGTCTACATGGGTGCAAGAAGCTGAAGACTCTTCCAGAGATTCCGCCAAATATACAACGGTTTGATATAAGCAAGTCTGGAGTGGTAGAGTGGTCCCCATCAATTCAATTTCTTGACGACCTTGACTACTTCGATATGTATGATTGTATAAACATTACAAGTCTTCCAATCAAGCTCAGTTTAAGCTGCGTTTCTGATGAAGATCCCTCACGACTTAATCTCAGCGGCTGCCAAAATCTTGTTAAGCTGCCAGAGATAGAAGGAAACGTAGAAAAATTGGATTTAAGTAAGACTGCGATAGAAGAACTACCATCTTCAATTGGATATATATCACCATTACTTGTTTCTTTGATCATGGTCGACTGTAAAAGTCTCGAGACTCTCCCAGATAGCATTTGCGAGTTGGAATACCTTCAAATACTTAAACTCAGAGGCTGCTCAAAATTTTCCAAATTGCCTCTGTTATATGGTTTGTGCTCCTTAGAAAAGCTTGATCTTAGTGGCTGCTCAAAACTTGAGGAATTGCCGCCTCTACAAGGTTTGGATTCTTTAGAGAAGCTAAGGCTTGATGGGACTTCACTTGTAGAGATTCCCAGTGACATCGTCTCTTTATTATCATTAGAGATATTGAGTCTAGAGAACTGCAAGAGACTACAAAGTTTGCCTAAGCTTCCACAACAGCTAAGACAACTCCAAGTTGAAAATTGTACATCTTTGGGAACTATAGAATCATCTTATCATACTGTATCCACAGTTTTAACTTACTATCACCGGTTCAATTACTGTAATTGCGTGAACTTGGACGACAATTCTCTTTCCAATATTCTTGCAGATGCATGGTTGCTTTTGGAAGAATTAGCCATTGCTTTTATTGATGCT AAGAAGCACTTCGGAGTTTCTTATGAAGCTTGTATACCAGGAAGTGAAATACCAGAGTGGTACAGCTATCAAAGCCAAGGATCTTTAATAACAACTGTGTTCCCTCCTTTTAGCTTTACCACTATGTTCCTTGGTTTTgccttttcttttgttcttgAGCCACAATTAAACTCCGCCTCTTCCAACTGGATCTCTTTTAGATGTGATTGCCACTTCGAAAATGCTAAAGGTGAAGAACATTTGTACTTTAGTAAATGCAAGGATCATCATTATGCTGTGCCTGAATCAGAACATGTGTTTCTTTGGTATGACTTAAATTGTGATTCTGGTAAAAACAAATGGCTCTTAGAAAATGGTTTCAGTGTCATCGAAGCTTCATTTGATTTCCGTGTTTTTAGTGGAACGGGAATCAACAGGAAAGAATTAAAGGTGAAAAAATGTGGGTTGCATGTGATATATGATGCAGATGTGCAGAAAGAATGGAATAGAAGCAGAGTAACCAACAAAAAGAGATGCATTAGAAGCAATGAAGAGGAACCGCTCCCTAAAAGAATGAAAGGAAAGAATGCTGCTTTAGTTCCTTCAACCTCCTCGT ATAATTCCGAACATGATCTGAAGGcaaatgaagatgaagatgaattCGACTCAATggatgatgaagatg CAGATGAGCTAGAATATGATTCTGAATTCGAAGAGTCTAATGAAGATGAAGACGAGTGCGACGAAGAAGAAGGAGATAGTGATTag
- the LOC126669005 gene encoding disease resistance-like protein DSC1 isoform X1, which yields MAMASTSSAKTSYDVFLSFRGAETRHNFTSHLHQKLVDKNIQTFIDNTLDRGEQIESSLMQVIEESRISVVVFSKGYASSPWCLDELVKIIECRELMGRTVLPIFYNVDPSDVQYQTGLFGDGFEELEAEHSHSMAKWRNALTEAATLSGWDSNNHRPDSKLVEVVVKDIVNKISPTSYSICSDLVGIDSHIRHIIPLLCMESIDVRVLGLWGMGGIGKTTIAEALVSQISNQYDGCCFLSNVREESSKSGLIHLRKCLFSKILGDDILSIEMSRVLPTFVMNRLRKKKVIVVLDDVNDSEQLEVLAGNRNWFGPGSRVIVTSRDKQVLQNITDNIYEVKGLDDIDAQRLLTIKAFKAEQPPKVYTNLIERVVNYSKGVPLALKVLGSHLCTRSPREWESLLDKLKQSPDKEIQKIQKILEVSYDELENEVKNIFLDIACFFKGSSRCWVENILNGCGFSSSWGIMCLIDKCLLTVGSYDTLEMHDLIQEMGRHIAQREGSRLVDCKVICHMLANTKGKESVQGICLDMSKVDKICLHPKAFSQMPNLRLLKFYRRPYDLQREQKPVFMLESGQSEYLMCLPSMLSLIHWEEYPYKSLPSKFSMENLVELKLPKSNITHLWDGDKCPQNLKKLNLSHCQQLTSLPNLSSATRLNEINLFLCESLAQIDSSIKLLYNLTHLCLHGCKKLKTLPEIPPNIQRFDISKSGVVEWSPSIQFLDDLDYFDMYDCINITSLPIKLSLSCVSDEDPSRLNLSGCQNLVKLPEIEGNVEKLDLSKTAIEELPSSIGYISPLLVSLIMVDCKSLETLPDSICELEYLQILKLRGCSKFSKLPLLYGLCSLEKLDLSGCSKLEELPPLQGLDSLEKLRLDGTSLVEIPSDIVSLLSLEILSLENCKRLQSLPKLPQQLRQLQVENCTSLGTIESSYHTVSTVLTYYHRFNYCNCVNLDDNSLSNILADAWLLLEELAIAFIDAKKHFGVSYEACIPGSEIPEWYSYQSQGSLITTVFPPFSFTTMFLGFAFSFVLEPQLNSASSNWISFRCDCHFENAKGEEHLYFSKCKDHHYAVPESEHVFLWYDLNCDSGKNKWLLENGFSVIEASFDFRVFSGTGINRKELKVKKCGLHVIYDADVQKEWNRSRVTNKKRCIRSNEEEPLPKRMKGKNAALVPSTSSYNSEHDLKANEDEDEFDSMDDEDEEDANELDLDLESEESYEDEDEVDEWNNELQSDELEYDSEFEESNEDEDECDEEEGDSD from the exons ATGGCAATGGCATCTACTTCATCTGCTAAAACAAGCTATGATGTTTTTCTTAGTTTTAGAGGTGCCGAAACCCGCCATAATTTCACCAGCCACCTTCACCAAAAACTGGTcgacaaaaatatccaaactttCATAGACAATACGCTTGATAGAGGTGAACAAATTGAATCATCGCTCATGCAAGTCATCGAAGAGTCTCGAATTTCAGTCGTCGTTTTCTCAAAGGGGTATGCATCTTCTCCATGGTGTTTGGATGAACTCGTCAAGATTATTGAGTGCAGAGAACTAATGGGTCGAACTGTTCTTCCGATTTTCTACAATGTTGATCCATCTGATGTTCAATACCAGACTGGATTATTCGGAGATGGGTTTGAGGAGCTTGAAGCAGAGCATAGTCATAGTATGGCTAAATGGAGAAACGCGTTGACGGAGGCTGCCACTCTCTCAGGTTGGGATTCAAACAATCACAG GCCGGATTCCAAATTAGTTGAAGTAGTTGTTAAAGACATCGTGAACAAAATTTCTCCTACCTCCTATAGTATCTGCAGTGATTTGGTTGGGATTGACTCGCATATTCGGCATATTATACCATTACTCTGCATGGAGTCGATAGATGTTCGTGTTCTTGGGCTTTGGGGAATGGGTGGTATAGGGAAGACAACCATTGCTGAAGCTCTCGTTAGTCAAATATCTAACCAATATGATGGATGTTGCTTTCTTAGTAATGTCAGGGAAGAGTCATCGAAAAGTGGATTAATTCATCTTAGAAAATGTTTGTTTTCGAAGATTTTGGGTGATGATATTTTGAGTATAGAAATGTCTCGTGTGCTTCCCACTTTTGTTATGAATAGACTTAGAAAAAAGAAGGTCATTGTTGTTCTTGATGATGTAAATGACTCTGAACAGTTGGAGGTTTTAGCTGGAAATCGTAATTGGTTTGGTCCAGGAAGCCGAGTTATTGTGACAAGTAGAGATAAACAAGTACTTCAAAATATTACTGACAATATATATGAGGTTAAAGGATTAGATGACATTGATGCACAGCGACTGTTAACTATAAAGGCTTTCAAAGCTGAGCAGCCTCCAAAGGTTTATACCAATTTGATAGAAAGGGTTGTCAATTACTCTAAAGGTGTTCCGTTAGCTCTTAAAGTGTTGGGCTCCCATCTATGCACAAGGTCGCCAAGAGAGTGGGAATCCTTATTGGACAAACTGAAACAATCTCCTGACAAGGAAATTCAGAAAATCCAGAAAATCCTAGAGGTAAGTTATGATGAACTAGAAAATGAGGTGAAGAATATATTTCTTGACATAGCTTGTTTCTTTAAGGGTTCAAGCAGATGTTGGGTGGAAAATATACTAAATGGTTGTGGTTTCAGTTCAAGCTGGGGAATAATGTGCCTGATTGATAAGTGTCTCTTAACTGTTGGATCATACGATACGCTGGAAATGCACGATCTAATACAGGAAATGGGTCGACATATTGCCCAAAGAGAAGGCAGTAGATTGGTGGATTGTAAGGTCATCTGTCACATGTTAGCAAATACGAAG GGAAAGGAATCAGTACAAGGCATATGTTTGGACATGTCAAAAGTCGACAAGATTTGCTTGCATCCAAAAGCCTTCTCACAGATGCCAAACTTAAGGTTGCTCAAATTTTATAGACGCCCTTATGATTTGCAAAGAGAACAAAAGCCCGTCTTCATGCTTGAATCTGGTCAATCGGAGTATCTTATGTGTCTTCCTAGCATGCTAAGTCTTATCCACTGGGAAGAATATCCTTACAAGTCTTTGCCATCAAAATTTTCCATGGAAAACCTTGTTGAACTTAAATTGCCAAAGAGCAATATCACACACCTTTGGGATGGAGATAAG TGTCCTCAAAATTTGAAGAAGTTGAATCTTTCTCACTGCCAACAACTAACGAGCCTCCCTAATCTCTCTTCAGCTACAAGATTGAATGAAATAAACCTTTTTTTATGTGAAAGTTTGGCTCAGATCGACTCATCCATAAAGCTCCTTTATAATCTTACCCATCTCTGTCTACATGGGTGCAAGAAGCTGAAGACTCTTCCAGAGATTCCGCCAAATATACAACGGTTTGATATAAGCAAGTCTGGAGTGGTAGAGTGGTCCCCATCAATTCAATTTCTTGACGACCTTGACTACTTCGATATGTATGATTGTATAAACATTACAAGTCTTCCAATCAAGCTCAGTTTAAGCTGCGTTTCTGATGAAGATCCCTCACGACTTAATCTCAGCGGCTGCCAAAATCTTGTTAAGCTGCCAGAGATAGAAGGAAACGTAGAAAAATTGGATTTAAGTAAGACTGCGATAGAAGAACTACCATCTTCAATTGGATATATATCACCATTACTTGTTTCTTTGATCATGGTCGACTGTAAAAGTCTCGAGACTCTCCCAGATAGCATTTGCGAGTTGGAATACCTTCAAATACTTAAACTCAGAGGCTGCTCAAAATTTTCCAAATTGCCTCTGTTATATGGTTTGTGCTCCTTAGAAAAGCTTGATCTTAGTGGCTGCTCAAAACTTGAGGAATTGCCGCCTCTACAAGGTTTGGATTCTTTAGAGAAGCTAAGGCTTGATGGGACTTCACTTGTAGAGATTCCCAGTGACATCGTCTCTTTATTATCATTAGAGATATTGAGTCTAGAGAACTGCAAGAGACTACAAAGTTTGCCTAAGCTTCCACAACAGCTAAGACAACTCCAAGTTGAAAATTGTACATCTTTGGGAACTATAGAATCATCTTATCATACTGTATCCACAGTTTTAACTTACTATCACCGGTTCAATTACTGTAATTGCGTGAACTTGGACGACAATTCTCTTTCCAATATTCTTGCAGATGCATGGTTGCTTTTGGAAGAATTAGCCATTGCTTTTATTGATGCT AAGAAGCACTTCGGAGTTTCTTATGAAGCTTGTATACCAGGAAGTGAAATACCAGAGTGGTACAGCTATCAAAGCCAAGGATCTTTAATAACAACTGTGTTCCCTCCTTTTAGCTTTACCACTATGTTCCTTGGTTTTgccttttcttttgttcttgAGCCACAATTAAACTCCGCCTCTTCCAACTGGATCTCTTTTAGATGTGATTGCCACTTCGAAAATGCTAAAGGTGAAGAACATTTGTACTTTAGTAAATGCAAGGATCATCATTATGCTGTGCCTGAATCAGAACATGTGTTTCTTTGGTATGACTTAAATTGTGATTCTGGTAAAAACAAATGGCTCTTAGAAAATGGTTTCAGTGTCATCGAAGCTTCATTTGATTTCCGTGTTTTTAGTGGAACGGGAATCAACAGGAAAGAATTAAAGGTGAAAAAATGTGGGTTGCATGTGATATATGATGCAGATGTGCAGAAAGAATGGAATAGAAGCAGAGTAACCAACAAAAAGAGATGCATTAGAAGCAATGAAGAGGAACCGCTCCCTAAAAGAATGAAAGGAAAGAATGCTGCTTTAGTTCCTTCAACCTCCTCGT ATAATTCCGAACATGATCTGAAGGcaaatgaagatgaagatgaattCGACTCAATggatgatgaagatgaagaagatgcAAATGAGCTAGATCTTGATTTGGAATCGGAAGAGAGCTATGAAGATGAGGACGAAGTAGACGAATGGAATAATGAACTTCAGTCAGATGAGCTAGAATATGATTCTGAATTCGAAGAGTCTAATGAAGATGAAGACGAGTGCGACGAAGAAGAAGGAGATAGTGATTag